The Candidatus Nanosynbacter lyticus genome window below encodes:
- the dnaX gene encoding DNA polymerase III subunit gamma/tau: MSQALYRKYRSRSLDEVLGQDHVTNILRRALEQGKIAHAYLLTGPRGVGKTSVARILAHEINQLPYDEEASHLDIIEIDAASNNGVDDIRALREKAQVAPVSAPKKIYIIDEVHMLSKPAFNALLKTLEEPPAHVVFILATTDADKLPATILSRVQQFFFRPIPADIMARQLMAIAEKEGFTIEADAARLIAERSRGGFRDGISMLDQLSALADANKPLSASDVAQHLGLSATETLENLLELYQQRDASGALNVLGELEKAGTDPVVLSRQLLSLLRARLHQRPELITLVKQLIEVDRHPHPDLKLLTIFMDNGEQPANTSPEPSPLIASPKTTAKPPVTISKSPIDKPEPPAATSEAPAPAAQPAENSPKTIPKQEQTNGSADKTAADAAPAGSQPAPDSSPDSTATDIDWDKIIALAKEQSFAIATLLQKCSWQRDGNTLTLYVGNAFNKKKLDDAKNRPLIATIVQQVTGTELDIATIGQKAPPKDAELAKIAELMGGGEEVNLEELS; this comes from the coding sequence ATGAGTCAGGCACTGTACCGCAAATATCGCAGTCGCAGCTTGGACGAGGTGTTGGGGCAAGATCACGTGACCAACATTTTGCGCCGAGCGCTGGAGCAGGGGAAAATCGCCCATGCGTATTTGCTGACGGGTCCGCGCGGCGTGGGAAAAACCAGCGTAGCACGCATTTTGGCGCATGAGATCAATCAGTTACCGTACGACGAGGAAGCCTCGCACCTGGATATCATTGAGATTGATGCCGCCAGCAACAACGGCGTCGACGACATCCGCGCCCTGCGCGAAAAAGCCCAGGTCGCACCGGTTTCTGCACCGAAAAAAATTTACATCATCGACGAAGTCCACATGCTGTCCAAACCTGCGTTCAACGCACTGCTAAAAACGCTGGAGGAGCCACCAGCACACGTAGTCTTCATCCTCGCCACCACCGACGCCGACAAGCTGCCCGCCACCATTCTCAGCCGCGTCCAGCAATTTTTCTTTCGCCCCATTCCAGCGGACATCATGGCGCGTCAGCTGATGGCTATTGCCGAGAAAGAGGGCTTTACCATCGAGGCAGACGCTGCTCGGCTGATCGCTGAGCGCTCGCGCGGCGGGTTTCGCGACGGCATCAGTATGCTTGATCAATTGTCAGCATTAGCGGACGCTAATAAGCCGCTGAGTGCGTCGGACGTTGCTCAGCACCTGGGGCTGAGCGCCACGGAGACACTGGAAAATTTACTGGAGCTGTATCAACAGCGCGATGCTTCTGGGGCGTTGAATGTGCTTGGTGAGCTGGAGAAAGCCGGCACCGATCCGGTCGTCCTGTCCCGTCAATTACTATCATTGCTGCGCGCGCGATTGCATCAGCGGCCGGAGTTAATTACATTAGTCAAGCAGCTAATCGAGGTCGACCGCCATCCACATCCGGACTTGAAATTATTGACAATCTTTATGGACAATGGAGAACAGCCGGCTAATACATCGCCCGAGCCATCGCCGTTGATCGCCAGTCCCAAAACTACAGCCAAACCGCCGGTCACCATTTCCAAATCGCCGATAGATAAGCCAGAGCCACCGGCAGCTACTTCAGAAGCGCCAGCCCCAGCCGCTCAGCCAGCAGAAAATTCACCAAAAACCATCCCGAAACAGGAGCAAACTAATGGCTCTGCAGATAAAACGGCAGCAGACGCCGCCCCGGCAGGCAGTCAACCGGCACCAGACAGCTCGCCAGATTCCACCGCCACAGACATCGACTGGGATAAGATTATCGCTCTGGCCAAAGAACAGTCGTTTGCTATTGCAACATTGTTGCAAAAGTGCAGTTGGCAACGAGACGGCAACACCTTGACCCTGTACGTCGGTAATGCCTTTAATAAAAAGAAGTTGGATGATGCGAAAAATCGTCCGCTTATTGCGACAATTGTGCAACAAGTCACCGGCACTGAACTAGATATTGCGACAATCGGACAAAAAGCCCCGCCCAAAGACGCCGAACTTGCAAAAATTGCCGAGCTAATGGGCGGCGGCGAAGAAGTTAACCTGGAGGAATTATCATGA
- a CDS encoding DUF2797 domain-containing protein, whose amino-acid sequence MSGEFLLSYASFDTENRPFLEWQIDGKTERGDVLGQELSLAFDFSTKYCTGWVDFENHCNQVCPDGATVDEKYENCLKCRNRTGFNPAFYHTDSVSAQQEKINQQPHFVYLAYFAPGVIKVGISQEKRGIRRLLEQGARLGLKLETFSSALIARQYEAKVASLSGIMETVAASKKPGLIRRTLDAVAAEQALTDTLMRIHHQLGLDFPNREFITCEDYFHTDGRDLSSVIDMTGNNTMAGTVVSIIGPILITDYDGQLLAYNVKKFIGYQAQVVDGAIDIELPSTQLALF is encoded by the coding sequence ATGTCTGGGGAGTTTTTGCTAAGCTACGCCAGCTTTGATACCGAAAACCGGCCATTTCTGGAATGGCAGATTGACGGCAAGACTGAGCGTGGTGATGTTTTGGGACAGGAGCTGTCACTGGCGTTTGATTTTTCGACCAAATATTGTACCGGCTGGGTGGATTTTGAAAATCATTGCAACCAGGTTTGTCCTGACGGTGCCACGGTTGATGAGAAATATGAAAATTGCTTGAAATGTCGTAACAGAACTGGCTTTAATCCTGCGTTTTATCACACCGATTCGGTGTCGGCACAACAAGAAAAAATCAATCAGCAGCCGCACTTCGTCTATCTGGCATATTTCGCGCCGGGAGTTATTAAAGTTGGTATCTCGCAGGAAAAGCGCGGTATCCGACGACTGTTGGAACAGGGAGCGCGGCTGGGGTTGAAACTAGAGACGTTTTCTTCGGCCTTGATTGCTCGGCAGTATGAGGCAAAAGTTGCCAGTCTAAGTGGCATCATGGAAACAGTAGCCGCCAGCAAAAAGCCGGGGCTGATCAGGCGGACGCTTGATGCTGTGGCGGCGGAGCAGGCCTTGACTGACACACTGATGCGCATTCACCACCAGTTGGGGCTGGATTTCCCAAACCGAGAATTCATCACATGTGAAGATTATTTTCACACGGATGGCCGCGATCTTAGTAGTGTGATTGACATGACAGGGAACAATACCATGGCCGGCACGGTCGTCAGTATCATCGGCCCGATCCTCATCACCGACTACGACGGGCAGCTACTGGCATACAACGTGAAAAAATTCATCGGCTACCAGGCGCAGGTAGTTGACGGCGCCATTGACATCGAACTACCCAGCACACAGCTGGCGCTGTTTTAA
- the rplL gene encoding 50S ribosomal protein L7/L12 has translation MADIKKLAEELTKLTVLEVNELKNHLKEEYGIEPAAAAVAVAGPAAGGEAAAEDEKTEFTVTLKDAGAQKVAVIKAVKEITGLGLGESKAIVDGAPAPVKEKVSKDEAEAAKKTLEDAGASVELS, from the coding sequence ATGGCTGATATTAAAAAATTGGCTGAAGAACTGACCAAGTTGACAGTTCTAGAAGTTAACGAATTGAAAAATCACTTGAAAGAAGAATACGGCATCGAGCCAGCTGCTGCAGCAGTGGCTGTTGCTGGTCCAGCTGCTGGTGGCGAGGCTGCCGCAGAAGATGAGAAAACTGAGTTCACCGTCACCCTAAAGGACGCAGGTGCTCAAAAAGTTGCTGTTATCAAGGCAGTCAAGGAAATCACCGGCTTGGGCCTCGGTGAGTCAAAGGCCATCGTCGACGGCGCTCCAGCACCAGTCAAGGAAAAGGTGTCAAAGGACGAAGCCGAAGCTGCCAAGAAGACGCTCGAGGACGCCGGCGCTAGCGTTGAGTTAAGCTAA
- the rplJ gene encoding 50S ribosomal protein L10: MAISRDKKQTLVAELTELLKDAKGTAFARYQGMSVAELQELRKAAREANVVIKVVKNRLVRVALQGVDTYKEADTDLLVGQLVYAMSADDEVMPAKVLDTFAKTHPALQLAGGFSGEGLSINEADIKALASLPSKDQLIAEVVAQLFSPVHDTVGALGGNLHGLLDGIEAKAAA, encoded by the coding sequence ATGGCAATTTCACGCGATAAAAAACAAACTTTGGTTGCTGAACTAACCGAGCTTCTGAAAGACGCCAAAGGTACGGCATTTGCGCGGTACCAGGGGATGAGCGTGGCTGAACTACAAGAGTTGCGCAAGGCTGCCCGCGAGGCAAACGTGGTCATCAAGGTGGTCAAAAACCGTTTGGTACGCGTAGCGCTGCAGGGCGTTGACACCTACAAAGAAGCTGACACTGACCTACTGGTTGGCCAGCTGGTTTACGCCATGAGCGCCGACGACGAGGTCATGCCGGCAAAAGTTTTGGACACGTTTGCAAAGACGCATCCAGCACTGCAGTTGGCCGGTGGCTTCTCAGGCGAAGGCTTGAGCATCAACGAAGCTGACATCAAGGCGCTGGCGAGCCTGCCAAGCAAAGACCAGCTCATCGCCGAAGTGGTGGCGCAACTGTTCTCACCAGTCCACGACACCGTGGGCGCGCTGGGCGGCAATTTGCACGGCTTACTAGACGGCATCGAAGCCAAAGCTGCGGCTTAA
- a CDS encoding WhiB family transcriptional regulator, whose translation MRELLPNTETETQPEAAIANWRNKANCRDSDPDMFFPESKDRRYAEEALKVCRGCKVKEDCLDHAIENDEKYGIWGGMTPEARKKLSRRSTNTQTRHRIHKSS comes from the coding sequence ATGCGTGAATTATTACCAAATACTGAGACTGAGACTCAGCCTGAAGCTGCCATCGCTAACTGGCGTAATAAGGCGAACTGTCGCGATAGTGACCCAGACATGTTTTTTCCAGAATCTAAAGACAGGCGATATGCTGAAGAAGCTCTCAAAGTTTGCCGTGGCTGCAAGGTTAAGGAGGACTGTCTTGATCACGCGATTGAGAACGATGAAAAGTATGGTATCTGGGGCGGCATGACACCGGAAGCAAGGAAGAAACTATCTCGACGCAGCACAAATACACAAACTCGCCATCGTATACATAAAAGTTCATAA
- the rplA gene encoding 50S ribosomal protein L1 yields MERRGKKYQEAAKKIEKNKLYSLDEALKLATETSPVKFDASVEIHVRLGVDPRQADQNVRSTVALPHGTGKDVRVAVFAPETEHAAAKKAGADIIGDEEFLKQLDKEELNFDILVATPQYMPKLGKYARLLGPRGLMPNPKSGTVATDVVKAVSEAKAGKVEYRVDKQAIVHLSIGKVSFGADKLAENTRAFLASLNAQKPSSLKGIYVKSIAIATTMGPSVKAETSL; encoded by the coding sequence CTGGAGCGCCGCGGCAAGAAATACCAGGAAGCTGCCAAGAAGATTGAGAAAAATAAATTGTACAGCCTTGATGAAGCGTTGAAACTGGCGACTGAGACCAGCCCGGTCAAATTCGACGCCAGCGTTGAAATTCACGTTCGCCTGGGCGTTGATCCGCGCCAAGCCGACCAGAACGTCCGCTCGACCGTAGCGCTGCCGCACGGCACGGGTAAAGACGTTCGCGTGGCAGTTTTCGCGCCAGAAACCGAACATGCCGCTGCCAAGAAAGCCGGCGCTGATATCATCGGTGACGAGGAGTTCCTAAAGCAGCTGGATAAGGAAGAATTGAACTTTGATATCTTAGTCGCCACTCCGCAATATATGCCAAAGCTTGGCAAGTACGCCCGGCTGCTCGGCCCGCGCGGTTTGATGCCAAATCCAAAGTCCGGCACCGTCGCTACCGACGTCGTCAAAGCCGTGTCTGAAGCCAAAGCCGGCAAGGTTGAGTACCGCGTCGACAAGCAGGCCATCGTCCACTTATCAATTGGCAAGGTTTCGTTTGGCGCTGATAAACTGGCGGAAAACACCCGCGCCTTCCTCGCCAGCCTGAATGCCCAAAAGCCATCCAGCCTCAAGGGTATTTATGTCAAATCTATCGCCATTGCCACCACTATGGGGCCGAGCGTAAAGGCTGAAACTTCGCTGTAA
- the eno gene encoding phosphopyruvate hydratase translates to MNNITITDIHARQILDSRGNPTVEADVRLSDGSFGRAAVPSGASTGSHEAVELRDGDLAYGGKGVLKAVEHVNVEIARALRGMDPFAQHRVDERMRQLDGTLNKGRLGANAILAVSLAVAKAAAESKGIELFVYVNQLANAGTMSLPMPMINVMNGGQHALGATDIQEYMIIPVGASTFEDAMRMSAEVFHALAKVLKAEGYPTTVGDEGGYAPHVRGGNMEPVKLLARAIQQAGYKLEQDFAFALDVASSEFHEGNGQYRLETEHRTLDVNGMIKMYKQLRAEYPVVSIEDGLDEEAWHDWQTLTTELGSTTQLVGDDLLVTNVMRLDRAIAEKAGNAILIKPNQIGTLSETIQAVMMAKKAGWNTVMSHRSGETEDVTIAHLAVGLGTGQIKTGSMSRSERIAKYNELMRIAEMRPELELVRPFKQS, encoded by the coding sequence ATGAACAATATCACAATCACAGACATTCACGCACGACAAATTTTAGATTCTCGGGGTAATCCGACGGTGGAGGCCGATGTTCGGCTGAGCGATGGCTCATTCGGGCGGGCGGCAGTGCCGTCGGGCGCCAGCACTGGTTCGCACGAGGCGGTCGAGCTGCGCGACGGCGACTTGGCGTATGGTGGCAAGGGTGTGCTCAAGGCAGTCGAGCATGTCAATGTTGAGATCGCGCGGGCGCTGCGCGGCATGGATCCGTTTGCGCAACATCGGGTTGACGAGCGGATGCGACAGTTGGACGGCACGCTAAATAAGGGGCGGCTTGGGGCGAACGCGATCCTGGCGGTCAGCCTAGCGGTTGCCAAGGCCGCGGCTGAGTCTAAGGGTATTGAGCTTTTCGTCTATGTCAATCAGCTGGCGAATGCCGGTACGATGAGCCTGCCGATGCCGATGATCAATGTGATGAACGGCGGGCAGCACGCGCTTGGTGCGACGGATATTCAGGAATACATGATCATCCCAGTCGGCGCATCGACGTTTGAGGATGCGATGCGGATGAGCGCCGAGGTGTTTCATGCGCTGGCGAAGGTGCTCAAGGCCGAGGGCTACCCGACGACTGTTGGCGATGAAGGCGGCTACGCGCCACATGTGCGCGGCGGCAATATGGAACCGGTCAAGCTGCTAGCACGGGCGATTCAGCAAGCCGGCTACAAGTTGGAGCAGGACTTTGCCTTTGCTCTTGACGTGGCTTCGAGCGAATTTCACGAGGGCAATGGTCAGTATCGGCTGGAGACGGAGCATCGCACGCTCGACGTGAATGGTATGATCAAGATGTACAAGCAGCTGCGGGCTGAGTATCCGGTGGTGTCGATCGAGGATGGACTGGACGAGGAAGCCTGGCACGATTGGCAGACGCTGACGACGGAGCTTGGCTCGACGACGCAGCTGGTCGGTGATGATTTGTTGGTGACGAATGTAATGCGGCTGGACCGGGCGATCGCTGAAAAGGCTGGTAACGCGATTTTAATCAAGCCAAATCAAATCGGTACGCTGAGCGAGACGATTCAGGCGGTGATGATGGCGAAAAAGGCCGGCTGGAATACGGTGATGAGTCACCGCTCGGGTGAGACCGAGGACGTGACAATTGCCCATCTGGCGGTCGGGCTCGGTACCGGTCAGATCAAGACTGGCTCGATGTCGCGTTCAGAGCGTATCGCCAAGTACAACGAGCTGATGCGCATCGCCGAGATGCGACCAGAGCTAGAGCTGGTGCGGCCGTTCAAGCAGTCGTAG
- a CDS encoding L-threonylcarbamoyladenylate synthase, with protein MITKNLLDTTVIEALRADKLVVAPTDTIYGLLARADSPRAVDELYRVRQRDRTKSCIILLSSADNIPELTTKQRYIYDQLRHERPTTIAARVSPDFMPHLVRTDATLAFRVAPPDTALSELIQLVGPLLAPSANPGEQLPATTVNEATAYFGDEVAVYVDGGEIKGVMPSRIIKFTDEGQLVALRQ; from the coding sequence GTGATCACCAAAAACTTACTTGATACCACCGTTATCGAGGCGCTACGAGCTGACAAACTCGTCGTGGCACCGACTGACACCATTTATGGTCTGCTCGCTCGAGCTGATAGCCCGAGGGCAGTTGATGAGCTGTACCGCGTACGCCAGCGTGACCGCACCAAATCCTGCATCATCCTGCTTAGTAGCGCCGACAACATTCCCGAACTCACTACCAAGCAGCGGTATATCTATGACCAGCTACGCCATGAACGGCCGACCACTATTGCTGCCAGGGTCAGCCCCGACTTTATGCCGCACCTAGTACGTACTGACGCGACCTTGGCATTTCGCGTTGCACCACCAGACACAGCATTGTCTGAGCTGATTCAGCTGGTCGGCCCACTGCTCGCACCAAGCGCTAACCCCGGCGAGCAACTACCGGCCACCACAGTCAATGAGGCAACCGCGTATTTTGGCGATGAGGTGGCTGTCTACGTTGACGGCGGGGAAATTAAGGGGGTAATGCCTTCACGGATCATCAAATTTACTGATGAGGGGCAGCTGGTTGCCTTGCGGCAATAA
- the rplK gene encoding 50S ribosomal protein L11, producing the protein MAKKVIGNLKLRIPAGRATAGPPVGSTLGQWGLNMMDFINPFNDATKDMMGKDVIVHIQVFEDRTFTWKSLGQPVDDMIREKAGIQKGSGKPHAEKVGTITRAQLQEIAEAKMDQLNAIDIEGAMKIVAGSARSMGIEVAD; encoded by the coding sequence ATGGCAAAGAAAGTTATCGGTAATCTAAAATTACGCATCCCTGCCGGACGAGCAACCGCCGGGCCACCAGTTGGTTCGACCCTTGGTCAGTGGGGACTAAACATGATGGATTTCATCAATCCATTCAACGACGCCACCAAAGATATGATGGGCAAGGATGTTATCGTCCACATTCAGGTGTTTGAAGATCGTACTTTTACGTGGAAGAGTCTGGGCCAGCCAGTCGATGATATGATCCGCGAGAAAGCCGGCATTCAAAAGGGTTCAGGCAAGCCGCACGCCGAGAAGGTCGGCACCATCACTCGCGCTCAGCTTCAGGAAATTGCCGAAGCAAAAATGGATCAGCTAAACGCCATCGACATCGAAGGCGCGATGAAGATCGTTGCTGGCTCCGCTCGCTCAATGGGCATAGAAGTCGCCGACTAA
- the nusG gene encoding transcription termination/antitermination protein NusG — translation MSSNRYDSTRSWYAIHTYSGYEEKVAESIRQRINGVDMADKIFDVMVPKEKQIQIKNGKRKVVDAKIFQGYVLVEMKLTDETWYIVRNTPGVTGFVGADTTPTPVSDKEITKIKKRMGVEEPKHQIDFSVSEVVSIIDGPFKGFDGSIAEIDAVKGKIKVMVSMFGRDTPVELDALQAKKV, via the coding sequence ATGTCATCAAATCGCTACGATTCAACCCGCTCGTGGTACGCCATTCATACGTACTCGGGCTACGAGGAAAAGGTTGCTGAATCCATCCGCCAGCGCATCAACGGCGTCGACATGGCCGACAAAATCTTTGACGTCATGGTGCCGAAAGAAAAGCAAATTCAGATCAAAAACGGCAAACGCAAGGTTGTCGATGCCAAGATCTTTCAGGGCTATGTGTTGGTCGAAATGAAGCTGACCGACGAGACCTGGTACATTGTCCGCAACACGCCGGGCGTGACTGGCTTTGTTGGTGCTGACACCACGCCAACACCGGTGTCGGATAAAGAAATTACCAAGATCAAAAAGCGCATGGGCGTCGAAGAGCCAAAGCATCAGATCGATTTCTCAGTCAGCGAAGTGGTCTCCATCATTGACGGGCCATTCAAGGGCTTTGACGGGTCAATCGCAGAAATTGACGCCGTCAAGGGCAAGATCAAGGTCATGGTCAGTATGTTTGGCCGCGATACACCAGTCGAACTGGACGCGCTGCAGGCCAAGAAAGTCTAG
- the secE gene encoding preprotein translocase subunit SecE, producing MAQKNAAGSKTKVRRITAKDDGAKQSSPHTSKATTTTKKTANNTTKKVAAAATTSPKQPKTTAKKSAKKSGDVGYFKGAWQELKLVRWPTRSATWSMTAAVLVFTLIFVVLILLLDAAFNWGFNQILK from the coding sequence ATGGCACAAAAAAACGCAGCAGGATCAAAGACGAAGGTTCGCCGCATCACCGCGAAAGATGACGGGGCGAAGCAGTCGTCACCACATACATCAAAAGCAACCACAACCACCAAAAAAACTGCCAATAACACCACTAAAAAAGTAGCGGCAGCAGCCACTACCTCTCCAAAACAGCCAAAAACTACGGCCAAAAAATCCGCCAAGAAGTCAGGCGACGTTGGCTACTTCAAGGGCGCATGGCAGGAGCTCAAATTGGTGCGCTGGCCAACTCGCTCAGCAACCTGGAGCATGACGGCGGCGGTGCTGGTGTTTACATTGATCTTTGTGGTGCTGATCTTGCTGCTTGACGCCGCATTTAACTGGGGTTTTAATCAAATTTTGAAATAG
- a CDS encoding sensor histidine kinase: MKQGMGRWRTRRSQQQHAHENMDAAPEHSQMMTLVNSLTDAVLSTDAHGVITIYNAAMIGLLDTNATLHGHHINEIFQLQTLGRTPINVFEELSKSPSIRTRDDLIMPLSDGDHLRLEATFAPILGGSSSTDGYVLILRDVTKIKSLEEERDEFISVVSHELRTPVAIAEGALDNARLLAEKGYTQKVHEALVAAHDQVMFLAKMINDLGTLSRAERGAADETETINLMELASTLHSEFAPRAAEKGLRFDLDVSAQIGVIKVSRLYLTELLQNFIINAIKYTPHGGVTLRMHRRNGVVQFAVIDTGIGIGKTDQKKIFQRFYRAEDYRTRETSGTGLGLYVAGKLAHKLGCTISVKSRLNHGSTFSFELADPPTST, encoded by the coding sequence ATGAAACAAGGGATGGGCAGGTGGCGCACGAGGCGCAGTCAGCAGCAGCATGCACACGAGAACATGGATGCCGCGCCAGAACATAGCCAGATGATGACGTTGGTAAACAGCTTGACCGATGCGGTACTAAGCACTGATGCTCACGGTGTCATTACGATTTATAATGCGGCGATGATCGGCCTGCTGGACACCAACGCCACACTCCATGGCCACCACATTAACGAGATATTTCAATTGCAGACGCTCGGTAGAACGCCAATCAATGTATTTGAAGAACTGAGCAAATCGCCGTCAATCCGCACCCGTGACGATCTGATCATGCCGCTCAGCGATGGCGATCATTTGCGACTGGAGGCGACCTTTGCGCCGATTTTAGGCGGCAGCTCCAGCACTGACGGTTACGTGCTGATTCTGCGCGACGTCACCAAGATAAAAAGCCTCGAAGAGGAGCGTGATGAGTTTATCAGTGTCGTTAGCCACGAACTGCGCACACCGGTAGCCATTGCCGAGGGGGCGCTCGATAACGCTCGACTGCTCGCCGAGAAAGGCTACACCCAAAAGGTACATGAAGCATTAGTGGCGGCGCACGATCAAGTGATGTTCCTCGCTAAAATGATCAATGACCTTGGCACCTTATCGCGCGCTGAACGTGGGGCGGCGGACGAGACGGAGACGATTAATTTGATGGAGCTGGCTAGCACGTTACACAGTGAGTTTGCACCGCGAGCGGCCGAGAAGGGGTTGCGGTTTGACCTCGACGTGAGTGCGCAGATTGGCGTGATCAAGGTTTCGCGGCTGTACTTGACCGAGCTATTACAAAACTTTATCATCAACGCCATCAAATACACGCCTCATGGCGGGGTGACGCTGCGGATGCACCGGCGTAACGGCGTCGTACAATTTGCGGTAATCGATACCGGGATAGGCATCGGCAAGACTGACCAAAAAAAGATTTTCCAGCGATTTTACCGGGCCGAGGATTATCGAACCCGCGAGACCAGCGGCACCGGACTGGGACTGTACGTTGCGGGCAAATTGGCGCACAAACTCGGCTGCACTATCTCTGTCAAAAGCCGGCTCAATCACGGTTCAACCTTTAGCTTTGAGCTGGCCGACCCGCCCACGTCCACATGA